A stretch of Campylobacter showae DNA encodes these proteins:
- a CDS encoding malic enzyme-like NAD(P)-binding protein, whose product MTHVTNEEALAYHEGGKIEIKVKTPCATARDLSMAYTPGVAVPCKEIEADNELAYKYTNKANLVAVITDGTAVLGLGDIGAVAGKPVMEGKAVLFKKFANVDAFDIELDEHDPDKIVEICKALSPTFGGINLEDIRAPKCFEIERKLQEAVDIPVMHDDQHGTAMITSAGIINAMEISGKDISKIKIVVSGAGAAGIACAKMYKALGAKHIVMVDSKGVIHKGRTDLTPEKLEFALETADRTLADAMKGADMFLGLSKPGVVTKEMVASMNDEPIIFALANPTPEIFPEDVASVRNDVMMGTGRSDYPNQVNNVLGFPFIFRGALDVRAKKITENMKMAAARALANLAKEPVPAEVCAAFGVKELKFGKDYIIPKPFDNRVLLAVAPAVAQAAVDDGVARVKDFDVKAYTEKLAKGL is encoded by the coding sequence ATGACACACGTAACTAACGAAGAGGCGCTCGCGTATCACGAGGGCGGCAAGATAGAGATAAAAGTAAAAACCCCATGCGCGACGGCTAGAGACCTATCTATGGCCTACACGCCGGGCGTTGCGGTACCTTGTAAAGAGATCGAGGCCGACAACGAGCTAGCCTACAAATACACCAACAAGGCAAATTTAGTAGCCGTCATCACCGACGGTACGGCCGTGCTTGGTCTAGGCGACATCGGTGCGGTAGCGGGCAAACCCGTGATGGAGGGCAAGGCTGTTTTGTTTAAAAAATTTGCAAACGTAGACGCCTTTGACATCGAGCTAGACGAGCACGATCCTGATAAGATCGTAGAGATCTGCAAAGCGCTCTCTCCAACTTTCGGCGGTATAAATTTAGAAGATATCCGCGCTCCAAAGTGTTTTGAGATCGAGCGCAAACTACAAGAAGCAGTCGATATCCCGGTCATGCACGACGACCAGCACGGCACGGCGATGATAACAAGCGCGGGCATAATAAACGCGATGGAGATTTCAGGCAAAGATATCTCTAAAATCAAAATCGTAGTTAGCGGCGCGGGCGCGGCAGGCATCGCATGCGCGAAGATGTATAAAGCGCTTGGCGCAAAACACATCGTGATGGTAGACAGTAAAGGCGTGATCCACAAAGGCCGCACCGATCTAACCCCGGAAAAGCTAGAATTTGCCCTAGAAACCGCAGATAGAACGCTAGCTGACGCGATGAAGGGCGCGGATATGTTCCTAGGCCTATCAAAACCCGGCGTCGTGACTAAGGAAATGGTCGCGTCTATGAACGACGAGCCGATCATCTTTGCTCTTGCTAACCCGACTCCGGAAATCTTCCCCGAAGACGTCGCTAGCGTGCGAAACGACGTGATGATGGGAACCGGCCGCAGCGACTATCCAAACCAGGTAAATAACGTTCTTGGCTTTCCGTTTATATTCCGCGGAGCGCTTGACGTCAGAGCTAAAAAAATCACCGAAAATATGAAAATGGCTGCGGCGCGCGCGCTTGCAAATTTAGCTAAAGAGCCCGTGCCTGCGGAGGTTTGCGCGGCGTTTGGCGTAAAAGAGCTAAAATTCGGCAAAGACTACATCATACCAAAACCGTTTGACAATCGCGTGCTTTTAGCCGTGGCTCCTGCCGTAGCGCAGGCTGCGGTCGACGACGGCGTAGCTAGAGTGAAGGATTTTGACGTAAAAGCCTATACCGAAAAGCTAGCGAAAGGTCTGTAA
- the upp gene encoding uracil phosphoribosyltransferase, producing the protein MKNVRLISHPLIEHKLAILRDKNTEPFQFRMLVDEISHLMIFEATRDLALRDVSVQTPVAQAQAKKLATKVMICPILRAALGMLDSVFTIIPDASVGFLGFQRNEKTAEAEFFYAKLPRDAKNRLAIIIDPMFATGGTAIDAVKFLRENGIKQIKFISIIAAPEGLKRFSEVYPDVEVYTAAIDERLNEKNYIVPGLGDAGDRVFNTL; encoded by the coding sequence ATGAAAAACGTCAGGCTCATCTCACACCCGCTCATCGAGCACAAACTAGCGATTTTAAGGGATAAAAACACCGAGCCGTTTCAGTTTAGGATGCTCGTGGACGAGATCAGCCACCTGATGATATTTGAGGCGACTAGGGATCTGGCGCTGCGCGACGTGAGCGTGCAGACTCCGGTCGCCCAGGCTCAGGCCAAAAAGCTCGCGACAAAGGTGATGATTTGCCCTATTTTGCGAGCGGCACTGGGTATGCTTGATAGCGTATTTACGATTATTCCAGACGCAAGCGTCGGCTTTTTGGGCTTTCAGCGAAACGAAAAAACTGCGGAGGCGGAGTTTTTCTACGCTAAACTGCCTCGCGACGCCAAAAACCGCCTAGCCATCATCATCGATCCGATGTTTGCTACCGGCGGTACGGCTATCGACGCGGTTAAATTTTTACGCGAAAACGGTATAAAGCAGATCAAATTTATCTCCATCATCGCCGCCCCCGAGGGGCTAAAGCGCTTTAGCGAGGTTTACCCGGACGTCGAGGTCTATACGGCTGCGATCGACGAGCGACTAAACGAGAAAAACTATATCGTGCCGGGGCTTGGCGACGCTGGCGATAGGGTGTTTAATACGCTTTAA
- a CDS encoding ribonuclease domain-containing protein translates to MNKQLLRNVILPLAVLLLAALFKFIIPDSSSTPPKQNQPQSEFRGNDASKNVATAPSANVVKDGIYTSKDEVAAYIYKFGELPRNFITKKDAIALGWDAKSGNLWQVTDKKSIGGDRFSNREKKLPEASGRKWFECDIGYRGGRRGAERIVFSSDGLIYYTPDHYENFYLLFDRRQQ, encoded by the coding sequence TTGAACAAACAACTACTTAGAAACGTCATCTTACCGCTAGCTGTTTTGCTGCTCGCGGCGTTGTTTAAATTTATTATCCCAGATAGCAGCTCAACCCCACCAAAGCAAAATCAGCCGCAAAGCGAGTTTAGAGGAAACGACGCAAGTAAAAACGTAGCTACCGCGCCTTCCGCAAACGTCGTAAAAGACGGCATCTACACCTCAAAAGACGAGGTTGCGGCGTATATTTATAAATTCGGCGAGCTGCCGCGAAATTTCATCACCAAAAAAGATGCGATCGCGCTCGGATGGGACGCTAAAAGCGGCAATCTATGGCAGGTCACAGACAAAAAAAGCATCGGCGGCGACCGCTTTTCAAACAGAGAAAAAAAACTGCCCGAGGCTAGCGGGCGCAAGTGGTTTGAGTGCGATATCGGATACCGCGGAGGACGACGTGGAGCCGAGCGTATCGTGTTTTCTAGCGACGGGCTGATCTACTACACGCCCGATCATTATGAGAACTTTTATCTACTTTTTGATCGGAGACAGCAGTGA
- a CDS encoding barstar family protein → MKTITLNGTKMREKTAAFEYLVRKFGLDLDVKNLDALYDALGEINKPTQINLKNRAALSALGDYADDLIAVFTDLAEENERVQFEILS, encoded by the coding sequence GTGAAAACCATAACTCTAAACGGCACTAAAATGCGCGAGAAAACAGCGGCCTTTGAGTATCTAGTGCGAAAATTCGGCCTTGACTTAGATGTGAAAAACCTCGACGCGCTCTACGACGCTCTTGGCGAGATAAACAAACCAACGCAGATAAATCTAAAAAACCGCGCCGCTCTTAGCGCACTTGGCGACTATGCAGACGATCTAATCGCCGTTTTTACCGATCTAGCGGAGGAAAACGAGCGCGTACAATTTGAGATTTTGTCTTGA
- a CDS encoding acetyl-CoA carboxylase biotin carboxylase subunit: protein MEIKRILIANRGEIALRALRTIKEMGKEAVVVYSTADKDALYVKYADVAICIGKERSSDSYLNIPAIISAAEISEADAIFPGYGFLSENQNFVEICSHHKLKFIGPSVAAMALMSDKSKAKQVMQRAGVPVIPGSDGAVADTKAAKELAKKIGYPVILKAAAGGGGRGMRVVEREEDIEKAFWSAESEAMSAFGDGTMYMEKYILNPRHIEVQIIGDSHGNVLHIGERDCSMQRRHQKLIEESPAILLDEATRERLHETAIKAAKAIGYEGAGTFEFLVDKNLDFYFIEMNTRLQVEHCVSEMVSGLDIIELMIKVAQGEALPPQESITLKGHAIECRITAEDPNTFTPSPGKITKYVCPGGRNVRMDSHIYQDYSIPPYYDSMIGKLIVWDTDRNRAIHKMKVTLEQLIIGGIKTTRDFHIAMMENQDFIDNNYDTNYLSRR from the coding sequence ATGGAAATAAAAAGAATTTTAATCGCAAATCGCGGCGAAATCGCGCTGCGAGCCTTGCGAACGATAAAGGAAATGGGCAAAGAAGCCGTCGTGGTCTACTCCACGGCCGATAAAGACGCGCTCTACGTCAAATACGCCGACGTGGCGATCTGCATCGGCAAGGAGCGCTCAAGCGACAGCTACCTAAATATCCCGGCCATAATCAGCGCGGCCGAGATCAGCGAAGCCGACGCGATATTTCCGGGCTACGGATTTTTAAGCGAAAATCAAAATTTCGTCGAAATTTGCTCGCACCACAAGCTAAAATTTATCGGTCCTAGCGTGGCCGCGATGGCGCTGATGAGCGATAAAAGCAAAGCAAAGCAAGTGATGCAGCGCGCGGGCGTTCCCGTGATCCCTGGCTCTGACGGCGCGGTAGCCGACACCAAAGCGGCCAAAGAGCTAGCTAAAAAAATCGGCTATCCGGTCATCCTAAAAGCAGCAGCCGGCGGCGGCGGACGCGGCATGCGCGTGGTCGAGCGCGAAGAGGATATCGAAAAGGCGTTTTGGTCGGCCGAGAGCGAGGCGATGAGCGCGTTTGGCGACGGAACGATGTACATGGAAAAATACATCCTAAACCCGCGCCACATCGAGGTTCAGATCATCGGCGACAGCCACGGCAACGTCCTGCATATCGGCGAGCGCGACTGCTCTATGCAGCGTCGCCACCAAAAACTGATCGAAGAAAGCCCTGCAATACTACTAGACGAAGCGACGCGAGAGAGGCTACACGAAACCGCGATAAAAGCGGCAAAAGCTATCGGTTACGAGGGTGCGGGAACGTTTGAGTTTTTAGTCGATAAAAATTTGGATTTTTACTTCATCGAGATGAACACGCGCCTGCAAGTCGAGCACTGCGTGAGCGAGATGGTGAGCGGCCTAGACATCATCGAGCTAATGATAAAAGTAGCCCAGGGCGAGGCGCTACCGCCGCAAGAGAGCATCACGCTAAAAGGCCACGCCATCGAGTGCCGCATCACGGCCGAGGATCCAAATACGTTTACGCCAAGTCCAGGCAAGATAACAAAATACGTCTGCCCCGGCGGCCGAAACGTGCGCATGGATAGCCACATCTATCAGGACTACTCGATCCCGCCGTACTACGACAGTATGATCGGCAAACTCATCGTCTGGGACACCGATAGAAATAGAGCCATCCACAAGATGAAGGTGACGCTCGAGCAGCTCATCATCGGCGGCATCAAGACCACGCGCGATTTTCACATCGCGATGATGGAGAATCAAGACTTTATCGACAACAACTACGATACTAACTACCTATCCCGCCGCTAA
- the accB gene encoding acetyl-CoA carboxylase biotin carboxyl carrier protein → MKKEDIKELIEFFNDMDMNRIKIKSGDFEVELEKFADCCELPKPVIQAPVPTPTPVNVVVSSEVKAPANSPKDSIKSPMVGTFYAAPSPGAAPFVKVGQRVRKGDVVGIIEAMKIMNEIEAEFDCQITELLVSDGQPVEFGLPLFGVEKI, encoded by the coding sequence ATGAAAAAAGAAGACATAAAAGAGCTGATCGAGTTTTTTAACGACATGGATATGAACCGCATAAAGATAAAAAGCGGGGATTTTGAGGTCGAGCTTGAAAAATTCGCCGACTGCTGCGAGCTGCCAAAGCCCGTCATCCAGGCTCCCGTCCCGACTCCGACTCCGGTAAACGTCGTGGTAAGCTCGGAGGTCAAAGCTCCTGCTAATTCTCCAAAAGACAGCATAAAATCGCCTATGGTCGGTACTTTCTACGCTGCTCCAAGCCCTGGCGCGGCGCCGTTTGTCAAAGTAGGTCAACGCGTGAGAAAAGGCGACGTCGTGGGCATCATAGAAGCTATGAAGATAATGAACGAGATCGAGGCCGAATTTGACTGTCAGATCACCGAGCTACTCGTTTCCGACGGCCAGCCGGTCGAGTTTGGCTTGCCGCTATTTGGCGTGGAGAAAATTTGA
- a CDS encoding molybdate ABC transporter permease subunit, with the protein MHELAWLVHPLLLSAKTLAVTFVLLLFLGLGAAYFLAFYRGRFKAVLEAAVMFPLIFPPIATGFLLLYVLGRNGVIGKALNLQIVFSFSALVIASFLAGLPLFVKPVQSALESLPKSLIEAGQSLGKNRFEIAAFILIPNVFKSVVSALVLALARGLGEVGITLMLGGNIVGKTDTVSLAIYNAVYDGENGRALVLSVILVVLSLVLFGFINFLERAKK; encoded by the coding sequence TTGCACGAACTCGCCTGGCTCGTCCATCCGCTACTTTTAAGCGCCAAAACGCTTGCCGTTACTTTTGTACTGCTTCTATTTTTAGGGCTTGGCGCGGCTTATTTTTTGGCGTTTTACCGCGGCAGATTTAAGGCTGTTTTGGAAGCGGCCGTGATGTTTCCGCTCATTTTTCCGCCGATTGCTACGGGATTTTTGCTGCTTTACGTCTTGGGGCGAAACGGCGTGATCGGCAAGGCGTTAAATTTACAGATTGTTTTTAGCTTTTCGGCGCTTGTTATCGCTTCGTTTTTAGCGGGCTTGCCGCTGTTTGTAAAGCCCGTTCAAAGCGCGCTTGAAAGCCTACCCAAAAGCCTAATCGAAGCGGGTCAAAGCCTAGGCAAAAATCGCTTTGAGATAGCTGCTTTTATCCTTATCCCAAACGTCTTTAAAAGCGTCGTTTCGGCGCTCGTTTTGGCTCTAGCTCGCGGTCTTGGCGAGGTTGGCATCACGCTGATGCTAGGCGGCAACATCGTAGGCAAAACCGACACCGTTTCGCTAGCGATTTATAACGCAGTTTACGACGGCGAAAACGGTCGCGCGCTCGTTTTAAGCGTGATTTTGGTCGTGCTTAGCTTGGTGCTTTTTGGGTTTATAAATTTTCTCGAGCGTGCTAAAAAATAG
- the modA gene encoding molybdate ABC transporter substrate-binding protein codes for MKKLLLISIAAAVAFGSENLLVGAGGGYKKPVTEVIENLKKDGVQIEGAFANLGQITIQAKEGKMAAIVGDEAFLKKTDLDIKAYERIGKGALVLVTPKGKQIKDVSELKNLSKIAMPDAKKAIYGVRTTEFLKNSGLEADLAPKMLPVAGVPQVVAYVTNGEVDAGFINSTEAVAREGEFGSVIYIDEALYSPVFISAAKLPACEGSEACAKFIDEIKTSRSKEIFAKFGLK; via the coding sequence ATGAAAAAATTATTACTTATTTCTATCGCGGCCGCGGTTGCCTTTGGCAGCGAAAATTTGCTCGTAGGAGCTGGCGGCGGATACAAAAAACCGGTCACTGAAGTGATAGAAAATCTCAAAAAAGACGGCGTGCAGATTGAGGGCGCGTTTGCAAATTTGGGCCAGATAACCATCCAGGCAAAAGAGGGCAAGATGGCCGCGATCGTGGGCGACGAGGCATTTTTGAAAAAAACCGACCTTGACATAAAGGCCTATGAGCGCATCGGCAAGGGCGCTTTGGTGCTGGTAACTCCAAAAGGCAAGCAGATAAAAGACGTCTCTGAGCTAAAAAATCTATCTAAAATCGCGATGCCAGACGCCAAAAAAGCGATCTATGGCGTTAGAACTACCGAGTTTTTGAAAAACTCGGGGCTTGAGGCCGATCTAGCGCCTAAGATGCTACCGGTCGCGGGCGTACCGCAAGTAGTCGCCTACGTCACGAACGGCGAAGTGGACGCTGGCTTTATCAACTCAACCGAGGCTGTGGCTAGAGAGGGCGAGTTTGGTAGCGTGATATATATCGACGAGGCGCTTTATAGCCCGGTTTTCATCTCGGCGGCCAAACTTCCGGCGTGCGAAGGTAGCGAGGCGTGCGCTAAATTTATAGACGAGATAAAAACTTCTCGCTCAAAGGAAATTTTCGCTAAATTTGGGCTAAAATAA
- a CDS encoding energy-coupling factor ABC transporter ATP-binding protein, producing MSCTISLKNVCAKIGERTLFENLNLNATHKDKIALIGPNGCGKSTLLEIMAGLKAPPLGYIELFHHKISNLDEYKPFRRDVGYLFQESNDCFICPSVLDDVMFSLLSRGEDKEPAGAKAEKILRELEIWHLKDEIVFNLSGGEKKLVALAGILVAEPKILLLDEPTTALDADMQRRIAAILKSLDVTQIIVSHDKEFISDVASIMYRLTKNGLESI from the coding sequence ATGAGCTGCACGATAAGCCTAAAAAACGTCTGCGCAAAAATAGGCGAAAGAACGCTATTTGAAAATCTAAATTTAAACGCGACGCACAAGGACAAAATCGCGCTCATAGGCCCAAACGGCTGCGGTAAAAGCACGTTGCTTGAGATAATGGCCGGGCTTAAAGCGCCCCCTTTGGGCTATATCGAGCTTTTTCACCATAAAATTTCAAATTTAGACGAGTACAAGCCGTTTCGCCGCGACGTAGGCTACCTTTTTCAAGAAAGCAATGATTGCTTCATCTGCCCTAGCGTACTTGATGACGTGATGTTTTCGCTACTTAGCCGCGGCGAGGACAAAGAGCCGGCCGGGGCAAAAGCCGAGAAAATTTTACGCGAGCTTGAAATTTGGCATCTAAAAGACGAGATAGTGTTTAACCTCTCCGGAGGCGAGAAAAAGCTCGTCGCACTAGCTGGGATACTGGTGGCCGAGCCTAAAATTTTGCTACTTGACGAGCCTACGACCGCGCTTGATGCGGATATGCAAAGAAGGATAGCCGCTATCTTAAAATCCCTCGACGTCACGCAGATAATCGTCTCTCACGACAAAGAATTTATAAGCGACGTAGCGAGCATAATGTACCGCCTAACAAAAAACGGACTAGAGTCGATATAA